GACACGCCTACTCGTTCtagggggttttttttcttttaaatttttttttttttgtcatggtggcagcaatatGCTGACATAGATACAAACACTGTGATACTGAATTTTACCTCCATGTTGGTTCATAAATTCTGCGTACAGGCAAGTAATGTTACACTTGCCTCTATAATTTGAATGTCCTGATGTAGTCCCATTTAGGAGAGGGGGAGGATAGTTTACCAATATTCCAGTCACTGGGCGCattatgtaaaataaagcatgGACTCCTGAATGTTGACTAAATTTGCCTAAATATTAATTCAGTAGTAGTACAGGttacagtgttgtgtttttcctctgtctctcttagGTGGCTTTGCATTTCTCCCATTCCTGTGGCTCGTCAACGTTGTTTGGTTTTTTCGGGAGGCTTTTGTTAAGCCAGCCTACACTGAACAGCTCCAGATAAAAACCTGTGAGTGTTAAAACCGCTAATTTAACACCTGATGTTTTGAATATTCATGTAGCACTTACTTAGTTTTAATAGCAAATACAATGCCTTACAATACATAAGTTAAACATTTTCCACTTGTTGTTTTCCTCAAGTATAATGCGGATTTATCACAATATGTAATATGTTATCACAATACAATTTATCTAGGCTCCTGTGATTACTAGTTTCACCAGTATTGTTACCATTTGGTAAAAATGCTTGTGACTTTCAACAGAGGCATGGCAGTAAAtgtttggaaaccactggtttaccTGCTTGGAAGAAGTTACAACAGCTATGCAGTTTTCCTAAATACTAGTTGGCACTAGTTGCATTTACAATTTGATGGGCTGTATTCTGTAATGAAAGTTTCATGCCAAGAACATAATGTAGGTGAATGACACACCAGTGTAACAATTGTTTTAACAACATGCCAActaaatttgtgtgtgtgtggtttttttttttatctagaTGTGAAGCGTTCAGCGCTGGGGTTGCTGTTATGGGTAGCAGTACTCACCACGTGGATTACAATTTTCCAGCACTTCCGAGCAGAATGGGGGGAGGTGGGAGATTACCTCTCCTTTACAATTCCACTCGGCATTCCTTGAGACATTTTTTGATGATAGGTCTTGAAAGTAACTATAAGGGGCCAAAGAATATTTCTTGAACTGTAGATGAAGATTTTGATGGATTTATTGATCTCTGGAGCTAAATTCAATGGCTGAATAATGCATTATCAGAGTAATTCCCTATGTCTTTAAAAGGTAAATGCTGTAGGACTGGAAAACtcaattttcatgttttttttgtgcttgaCAAGGCATTTGAGAAAGTTCTTTGGTCTTAGTGTAGGCTAATTAATCTTGTGTAGCAGACTATGTTAACTGTCATGTACAGTATCTAACAGTATCTCATGACAAAGCTGGATGTGCAGGCTATAGGTTTGTTCAAAACATTCAACTAAAGATAcagcaaactgtttttttcccccttgatTTTAAAGAGTTGTAAATGACACTGCTTTTCGTAAAATGTTCATCTTGGATGTTaaagtctgtgtttgattgtgtaCCCAAAACTATTTTTACTCTTGTatgaatgacaaataaaaaaacaacataaagctTCCAAATTACAATGTGAAGGACATTTTGTTTGGTGACACATCAGTGAGCTATTTTCTCCACATATATACTCCAAATATTCTGAATTACAACAGAAGTCTCAGAGTCTGGACAATCACTGGCGCCTGTTGTGAAACCCAGTAACTTAATCCCACCAAATGCCCCCACTTCCCTATCATCCTATATGAGTCATAACATAATTGGTTGCCATTTTTAGTTACTCCAGTCAAAGCTTAAGTGACAGGTTTTACATTACTAACAGGGAGAACATGTTCCCGTACATATCTGCTGACTCCTCTATAGTGTGCCAAGAACAAGTCAGAAATATCATCACGTACAGCGCTTGTCAGGATGCGAGGTCTCACttaataaaactgatttatagGGAGAGAATTATGAAGTGAGGTCCTTTTATGGACGCATATTGTTTCCACGTGTTGTGTtatgtgtcttgtgtgtgtgtgtgtgtgtgtgtgtgtgtgttactcaaGTATCTAGATACAATTACTTGTATTTGCAAACCTACTAaacctttttctgtttctgattttGAGGCACTTAAGCCACTTCATACGTCACTACATATAAGACAgcattgtactttttacttccCTATATTTACATGATAACTAGacttgtttattattttattaataaagaTTTTACACCCACAACATTCAATCATTATGAAATACAATGTATTGtcatagattaaactaccctgcaaaacataaagttaaaagttaaaattggCTGCCGCAACATTAAAATACTACACATAGGCtgcacattaatgcatcagtaataatccaataatgtaataataaagtTACTCACAGACTCAAATTTTTGGCATTATGACTTTTACTTATGATACTTTATATACATTGTGCTGATAATTCTTAAGTAGTTAAGGTTTTGAAAGTCGGATTTTatacttgtaattaagtattttcacattgtagTATTACTACAGTTACTTAATTCAGGATCTCGAAtgttcttccaccactgttatGGGTGAGTGATGAGGGGAAGGTTGCTTTTTGGTACTACACGTGCACCGCCATGTGCTCGGGATGTCCCCgctgtcactgtctgtctgacatcAGCTCACGAGGGTCAACAACCGTCTTTTGAACTTATTTTTGGATAGACCTTCCTTGACAACCTAAGTTGTTAACAGATCTGATGACTAAACCTGAGCAGTTCCTTCATAAAGGTGCCATCAACCCCAGGAATAAACTGTTGACAACATTCATGTTAATAGCAGCCAATAAACACGTTAATTTGCCAAATCCTGCAACAGCTGCGTCActtccaaaacaaaacactctttATCCGATACGGCCCTAGCTGCCTGAACACCCAAGGGTACGCCTAAGTCTAGAACATAACAGAGGCAAGGTGCCCCCACTATGAATTCCCAGCTTATTATGCAACCCCAGTATAAAACACAGATCATAACAGTCACGTCCAGCACCCAGAGGGAGAGGAACGCGGAGTCAGACAGACTGGCGCACTAGTACATCTCTACTTCTCCCTGTGCCTCATTCAGGACTTAACAAGGAACGCAAGCACTTAAATAGGGGCTGTCCCTTGCTTTGCACACTAGTTTGGTCAGGGAATTCAACCAGAGGTAAGCTGTGGCCGCTGTTAATTTGAAGTGTGACTTGCTGTGGTCTCAACTGCCGTTTTATcaattctcctttttttttttaaaaaaaaaagaaaaaattccTCTTATCAGATCTGAAATGGACTTCATCCTGGCACCCACTCTCCCAGTTGGTGGCATCCCATGGGAGAAGGTTTTACCACCTCTTATTCCTCGGCTGAACGGGACTTACGGACAATGCAACTGGTATCCGAAATTACTAGTTCCAGAGACTGATAATACCAGCTCTGCAGAGGTGAGTCACTTTAATTCACTAAGCTAAGTCCTGCACACGTTAGAATGAGAACAGTTTattgcaattattttaattgacttgcatgaagacacacacaaaaagaacaaTGATAGCATCCCATTTTTTTCTACGATGgtattcttttctttctttgagaATCCACGCTTTCTGACTTAAAAGTAGTCcctttatttttcagatttgaaaaccgtatttattttgtctcaaaGTTCATTAAGGTAGCGTTCTAAGTAGCATTTTATGGATGAACATCATTAGGGGTAgttaaaagctctgaaaaagcTTGCAAGTGGATTTGTTTTCTCTAACTACTGTTTTCAAGATCAATAATGAACTTTCAGACtcaaatatatatgtatactgtgAAGGAAATCACAATTAAGAGCATAGTGGCCATTAGCTGTGCTtgggttttcttttaatatctCCATAATAATGTAATTTGCCTTGTGTTGGTAGGTAACCTGTGATGACAGCGGATTTACAGTCCAAGTTGATGTTAAGCACTTTAACCCAGAGGACCTACTGGTCAAAGTGACAGGAGATTTTGTGGAGGTGCAGGGAAagcatgaagaaaaaaaggttGGTATTCTGTGAGGAACATCTCTGTTTTTTGAGGTTATTTATAATAACTATGAACTATCTCATAAACATGTATTCCTCTATGTTTTGTTAGAAGGACGGTCCTGGGTTGACAACACGGCAGTTTAACCGGCGCTACCGAATCCCAAAGGGAGTAGATACCATGGCTTTGGAATCTGCAGTTTCTCCAGAAGGCATCCTTATCATATCTGCACCCATGCTGCAAACTGAGAACTCAGGATCCCTGACCTAATCACATTAACACCCAATTCATCATGtatgaaaacaaatgcaaaacaccATTAAGAGCAcatagacacagacagaaataattTCAGGATCATCCAGTCACAGCAACACTCACCATGTGCCAATACACACATTTGATATGTTCCTGGCACTGTTCTAATATTCCCTGCTCTTTGAGGTTTGTATATACTGCTCTGCTATTACTCATGACTGTTACATAATGTTTCAAGGAACCAGTCTCTGTAAATATTCTGTGTTCACAGTTCAAACTGCTGCTTCATTTTGTGCAACTTTTGTAAAATGCACTGTATTGTGATTGTGATTAATTATGCACACAAACGTAACTCCGAAGTTTTTAATGTGGAAATATATcttcaaaaaagtaaaaataaactatgtctttataaagtaaaaaatcTACTGCCTCCAGTGTCTGTTGCCAAAGTTCAAGTAACTTGTTGCTTGTCCAGGAATTCATCCAACAAAGAGTCCACTTCACTGAAAGGAAAAATACAGTAGATTAATCTTCTGGAGTTTGAGAGGCTTTATTTAGCTACAAGAGCTACATTCCACATCATCCTAAGATAATCAGCCTTCAAAAGCTACATAATATTCCATAAATCTTGAGTAAGGTATTACATAATTGTCAGATGTTACCTGATCTGCTCCTTCACCCATTTTCTCTGTTTGCGAAGGACTTGTAGTAAAGGGTCATCTTCAAACTCTTTTTCATCCGAATCTGACAATAAAAAAGTAATGTAGGTGGAAATTAGCAGACAAGAAAGCAGATATTGAAATATAATCAGCACACATTTATAGAGGGCaagaaaacatgttattgttttgttctaATTTGAACCCCAAAAATGTAGTAATGACTATGGCATCTAACAGTGGTCAAACTTCAACATGGATAACAAATGTTAGTGGTTCACATACAAACAGTATGCATGAAAAAGAAAGTTCTAGGGGTTTTGACATGGACTGCTTTGGAATGTAGGGAGTGGCAGCTATTCATAGGTCCGAATATATTGTCCACAATTAACCACAGGTTAAAGGTTGGTGCTCTTTGCTGCCATAAACTCACCTTCAGCCTCTTGCAGCAGCTGTGAAATGACCTCCATAGAGTTGTATGCATTGCATGGAGGAATTGAGGACTGTGGAGGTGCGGAGGAGGCTGCGCACAGAGGAGAAACCAACGAGACAGGAGTCCTTTGTGCAGGAGATGAATCCACCGTAGGGAACAATACCTCTGAAACAACCTGTCAAGACCCAATGAGAACACCCTACTGGTTAATGCAGCTATCGATTATCATAATGATAAATGGGCTGTTGAATTTTATAATCATCCCAATTGACTAAGCATGAACCCAAATCACAAATGCTGCTGGCATAGTTAATGCTATTCACAAACCCCCAACAAAAGCACTGCTTCCCAATGCTGTCACATCACTGAAACCAggtttgtttccattttttgcaaccttttttgtaatttgagggaaatacaaaacatataaGCTCATAAAATGTGAtgtatttctatatttaaaTATACTCAACAGTATATGAAAGTAGTTGAAATGACCCCCACCTGGACCAACAACAAGGGACATTCCTCATAAgtcattttacttttgataataaaatacattttgccaCTAACATTCTCTCACTTTTGCTTAAAATTTCAATGCTCGACTTATATTGCATCATAGTattgctgctttttttattgCTGCAAAGAAAATTATCAGAGTACCAGTGCTACTTCTACTTGTCAGTGCATCAATTTAGTCAAAACTACATAAACAGAAAAGGAACCTAACTTTTGTGCCAAAGATATGTGACACAAAATCCTTCCTCATTTAGGCAGCAAACCAGATACCCTTGCAAGTGTGCAACTTACACATCCTCATTTTTCAAACCTGGTATTAATGTACGCAATGAAGTACGATGGATGGTTGAGCATGTGGCGGCAAGGTTGAAATATGAAACAACACTGGTGGTGCCAGAGAAATAACAAGAACTACTACGATTCAGAAATGTGATTGTGTCagtaaataaaaagaatttGCCAGCAAATAGTTCTTTTTTTCCAACCTTGTTTTTGTCCATCATTCCAATTCCTAATTACCTAACAATTTACTCTCTATTATTTGCACTTCCCTGTTGTGATCACTTAACAAAAATTAGGACCACTTGTAAATTTATGGAATCTGGACTATCAAGTTATTAAGATAGCAGTAAAAAAAACCATTAAGACAGGAATACACAGGCTGTCTCCCTGGGTTTATAGTGCATGTGAATGAGTCAAACTACATACTGACCTGTCCTAATGCACTATGGATTGGAGACGGTGGTGGTGCATGATCACCAGTACAGCTCTCACTGGGAAACTCCTGTTGATGCTGTTCTGCCCATGACATGACCTTTTTGGAAACTCTTTGATGTGAAGAACTTCTGTTTGTGGAGCTAGGCCCGTCAGCGTGTTCACTATCCACAATGCATctgcagaaaaatgtatattaagCATTCAGACTTGAAATTTGTacactgtgtgcatgttttaataCTTTACCTTGATAATTTCTTCTGCTTTCTGATGGCCACTGCTGTCTTCTTCTCATTCTTCTCCAAATCCTTTGTTGGagttttctctttcttattCCTCTCAGTTTTTTTGTGATGATGACTAGGCCACTCTGCTTGTATAGCTCCAGATGAAGCAGGTGGTGGGGATGGAATATGTTTACAAATGGGCTCATCAGCTGAGGTGTCTTTTAGCTTTCCAGGGTTCGGGGTCTTTTTAGGGACAACTTTGGGCAGAGAATCATCTAACCTCTGTGAAATTCTTTGCTGCTCGCTAGCATGAGATGACTGGATGGGACAGGGTAAAACATCACAGAGTAAATGCATGTGGGCAGGAACATGGGCAATAGAATGAGGCTGAGAGACTGAAGAGCCAGAGGCAGCAAAGGTAGGGAAGGAAGGTGGACCTGAGGCTGGTGGACAGGGTCCGTGGGCTTCTTTGTTTTCTGGCTGGGGAGCAGTGATGTGTGAGTGAGAGGCTCTTTGTGAGGGTTCAGGAGGTTGAATAGTTTGCTGTTGTTGTAGATGAAGAAAGGACAAAGAAAGTAGAAATTATTCTGTAAATCTGGaataaatatcataaaaagaaaatggtgTAAATATCAAACACTATGACTCCAACCTTGTAAGCCTGTCCATTGGCTGACGGATAGCATAGACTGGGGCCCTGCCAGCTAAATGTGGAACCATGAAGACTGGAGTGTTGCTGGGACTGGGACCACTCCCTGGCCTGCTCCATCTTTCTCCTTAAACGCCACTGGAACAGGATGTCCTCTTCTGGGCGCGCAGGGGGCACCAAAGAAGGAAAGCCAGGAGATTTTTGGGAGGACACTGCTTGAACAGAATCTGATCTGGCTTTcgctgtaaatataaacaaacacattgcaCAATAACACTGACACAGCAGTACAGTTGCAAAAGATGAGTCACTTGCTGGAGGTTGCACAAGAGGGCACAGCACTGTGAAAGTTCTCatgggaagaaaacaaaaaacagtattCTACCCCACACTCTTGCCTCACCAGTAGTATATTTTATCAAACTGGGAATCCATAATCTTCGCACTGGCTCATCTACGCTGACTGGAGAAGAGAAATCTGAGCATGCCAGGCCTTCTGAGCTGACAGGGATAGATCCGTCACTGAGAGTACATTCACTGTTAGAAAGACAACAGGTTATATACAGCTGAAGGAATGAATTAATCTATGATTAGTGTAACTAGCTGGTATTCATACCCTCTCTGCAGAAGTCTGCTGGCCCTCTCTTGAAGGTGTATTATCTCTGTGTCATCACATTCACCTTGTGAGGTGTCTGACAAAAtctgagacacaaagagaaaaggcAGAACACTGAATAAGCCACAACTTTGcaactttgatattttaatataaagaaCATTAACAAtactgtgtaaataaataaaactaggATAACTAGTTACATTTGCAGCATTTGAGCAAAAAAAATCGAATCAGTCACACTCATTTGTTTGGCCTTATCTTGCTAACAAACATACTGAGGTTCTTTTATAATTTAGCGAGGATGATGCATTTGACAGGAGCTGGTAGAAGGAGCCATAAATGTAGCAAGCATGGTGACATAAATAATGGCTTCCCAGGTATTTAGTAAACACAGAGGCTTCCAAATGGACTTGTGGTGTGGggttgaaatataaatatttatatgtcAGAATAAGGGGTCTGTTCTGCAGACACTGGTTTCTGGGCATTCAGACAAACCTGGCACAAACCAGAGCAGCATGTAGACCCAATAATCCAAAGTAAGAGCATAAGTAAGGATGTAAAaaggttgtgtttttaaatacttttctaTGGAATAAATATATACTTGGGTACATTTTGAAAGTTTCCTCAAACAATACACCTATCGTTATTGTTTAGTTAAGAAAGACAACACAATAACACTATATTGTGCActcaatatgttttttcaacaaATGCACTCACACTATGGGCTCCTCTGCATTGGGAAGGTGTTCTGTCAAGTCGACGTTGTCCAGCTGGGCTGAAAATGGAGGGAATATGGTCATCTCTTAGAGGCAGGGTTGCATCTGTTCAGGGGAAGAGGTTCCACAGAAAGATTTTACCAGAAAAGTTGCCTTTTCCCCAGAATGTAGGAGCTGATAACACTTACTATAACCCCCtacactgaaaaacagtatGTTTGCAATAAGTAACAATGTATCTTTGCCTGTGGTTTTAGTTGGTGTTGAACTGGGGGGTAAAGATGAGGGTGACATCCACCAGAAAGGCAGCTCCTCTCCAACGGCAGAAGACATTTGCTGGCGCTCCTCTCGGCTCTGTGGCTGACCGTGGCGAAAACGTTCCATGTATCTGGCGGAGCAAAGATCAATGCTGGTTATAGGAGGTGattcaaacagaaacataaaggAACTACTGACAGGCTCTATATCTTCTAGTCTTTACCTCATAGTCACCACAACATTGTCTTGTTACGACGTGAATTACAGTATacaacttttcatgttttttctgcaaaaaaaaagttataggAGGATAGGGCATGAACACTGTTACATTTTAGGGCTAAGGTCTAAACTAAAGCATACTTTGCCAGTACTGAATCCTGCTGAACTCCTAGTTCAGAGGACACAGTGGATTTCCCTGCTCTTGTAGACTGTTTGGCCGTCTCTATGCCAGATGAGGCTACTGTAGTGTTAGTAGGAGAGGATCTGCTGTCAGTGGAGGGCCAAGACTCTGCAAAAGTAGGTTGCCCATCTGTGGCGTCCAAATGGCAGTGAGGCTTCTCAAACATGTGTACTTTTGGACTGTCGTGCTGGTTTGAACACACAGGACTCAGAGTCTacaaaagagcagaaaaatgaCTGAGGTGTTGGTGATGATTTAGTAACATGTGAATATGATGTGCAGAATCAAACATGTCTTGCAGTGTATGTATAAAGTTTCCTTTAAAACATAccgtttttttctttttctttgacagGGAATGGGTCCGGGAGGGGTGGTAATTTGTCTTCCCCACTGAAGTCTGCCTTGTGAACACAGCACTAAtgtaaaacatacacatattatCAATTGTGACTGTTGCTTCTAGTActataaaaatgtgttcttcaGATCTTACCTGGATTTTATAGATTTCATAACAGCTTTAGAATGACAGAGATGATTCACAATAGCACTAAGGTCAGGATGGTGGTTTTTAGTTGTGGGTTTGATTTATGCCTGGTCCTAACAAAGCCCACTGACCCAAAAACTGAAGCTGGATCAGGGTGTGTGGCTGACAGGGTTACATATGTCTTACTGTAATATCACTTGAAAGATGAAGACCACGTTATCCTCCGGTCTTCCGAGTGGACTTGGATGTTCACAAAAGAAAGTTACCATGGAATCAAACGCTTGTACGCCACAAACAGTCCATATGAAAGCATATTAAGTTGCTACCGTTGGCTGTTTGATGACTTGTCTATCCTACAAGTCCGACTGTTTTGACTAAACACAACATTACTTCGCTATTTTTGACAAACACGACATTGTAAAGTCGGTGAAGTCAAAAAGAGCGTCACTGTTTATGCCAATCGTTATTTACTAAAACACACATAGCCAATAGGTAACAAGCTTAATATGATAGACATGACATTCCCCCAATCACGTAGAAGGATCGTGATCCGTAAACACCAATCAGCTAATAGGAAACCAACAGCGCGCGGAAGAGGAAAGTCTGCTGTGAAGGCTATGGTCAAAAGCTAAGTTAGCAAGCTAACGTCACGGCACTTTATAGTAAATAAAACGGCCAGTCTGTGTTATATTTGAACTAAATGCACGGAGATCGCTAGGGCTAACTACTAGTTAGATAACCGTGCTATATGTAACTGTAGATAACGTTGGGTCAGCGAACTAGTGTTATCCAATGGTTAAGGCTAACGTAGAAGGTGGCTAACGTTAACCATTTGTAAACGGTCGTAACCTAACCGCAGACAGCAACCAAACATCCTGCAACAGCTAGTTGTCCTTAGTTAATGGTGTTTAGTAGCGTCAGTTACAAGTCAGTTTTAGCCTAAAGACACTGTGCTTTTCGGTCACCGACGGCGAACTTctgagtttttttatttatttaaaagtttattcatttaacGTGCGGAATTTACTGAAAGGCGGAGATAATGCACCACGTCAAGATCAAGACCGAAAGGCCAGGTGAGCGGTTCCCCTCTAACAAGCTTTCAggttatattttctatattactaataaaaaaaagtctcccaACCCAAAATTAATTTGATATAAAAGTCCTCTTGACTCAGCCATTGCATGTGGCGTTATAGTCACGACTCAAAATCAGTAATTAAAGATGAGGATGTAACCTGCCTGCAATATAAATACTTCATTTGTATCTGTGAGTAACTAATGTTTCACAAAGCACCCTCTGTTtacaactattattattacttttgcAGATTTAGAGGGGACTGGTGCACGCAGCAGACTGGATGCGGTTTTAAAGGGACTGGTAGAGAagagtgaaaatgaaaagtcagtAAAAtacttattattaatatttgaagCCCCTGTAATTTTTGTGATTTCTTTCCAGTCAAActagttttattgtattttgaacAGGGAGCAAAATGAGGGTGATACTGGAAAAATATCAGTGGACTCTTTAAACAAGTAAGGATCAATGATTTTTGAATTTGATATGCCATAGTAAAATTTTATAGATTGTATTATACACTGTAGTTGATACTGTGAAGTTGATGAATGGCTTAGGTTTATTtcaacatgaaacaaatgacCAAGGTCTATTTTTGGTAAGATTTCTTATTTCACTTGCTCTCTTCAGGGATTTGTCTCCATCATCTGCTGGGAAAAGGCAAGTGTCTGTATTTTTCAACCAGGGCTAACAGTAACTGTTCATTGCCTTtttatgtaagaaaaaaaaagttgtatgtCTGCATGCAATAATagataaaaaaatgtacaagaaGCAATgtgaatttgattttttttgtacatgtttCAAAGTCCTCAtccttgttttgattttttttttcagggcaTCAGCACGATTTCCACAACACCGgcggaagaagagaaaagaaatggaTGAAGGCATACCAGAAAGCAATCAGCATAAACAAAGTAAACTTGGTGGAAGTTTTGGCCCTTAAAATTATACAGTGAGAAATCACATTCTAATATTTGTCCTCATTGTCACTCAGTTAATGTGTGATTACTTTCCCGTTCATTGTGAAagttcttactttttttttttcttttatcttgtcatcttctttctttctccatttgTCAGATGCTTACATTATCAAGTTGTTTGATCGCAGTGTAGATCTGGCTCAGTTTAATAACAGCACCCCTCTGTATCCTATCTGCCGTGCCTGGATGAGAAACAATCCTTCTGTTCGAGAGCCAGCTACTTCCCCAAGCCCTCCACACAGCATTGTAGAGGAAGAGGTGAGGCCATTCAGTTATGTTGAATAAATTCAGCTTTATTCAAAATTGGCAAAAATCACCAAACAGTACAAATATAAATCCTGTATGACAATCTGTCATGTGAGTG
The sequence above is drawn from the Thunnus maccoyii chromosome 10, fThuMac1.1, whole genome shotgun sequence genome and encodes:
- the lin37 gene encoding protein lin-37 homolog — encoded protein: MHHVKIKTERPDLEGTGARSRLDAVLKGLVEKSENEKEQNEGDTGKISVDSLNKDLSPSSAGKRASARFPQHRRKKRKEMDEGIPESNQHKQNAYIIKLFDRSVDLAQFNNSTPLYPICRAWMRNNPSVREPATSPSPPHSIVEEEVTDMMNGKGQNVYRLPPPTSCPINNSGEPINLRIPQTEKPTVTKSADSVPISGSLICDHMERWKKIRQKWKECSNKNQLRYSESIKVLKEMKELYDR